One stretch of Meleagris gallopavo isolate NT-WF06-2002-E0010 breed Aviagen turkey brand Nicholas breeding stock unplaced genomic scaffold, Turkey_5.1 ChrUn_random_7180001957429, whole genome shotgun sequence DNA includes these proteins:
- the LOC104917205 gene encoding uncharacterized protein LOC104917205: MHSFTSELLSWDWVERGDGPPPGDDSSGDSDDTVIEDDGERGDSAASLQRRGGGSVVPTDAPRGGGGGVESEPEAQPGVSVVPMESPAINVESEAQQSVSVVPMGSPAINVESEPEAQRGSSVFPMKSLPIEVESAAEAQRGVSVVPMESPAIEMESEPEAQRGSSVVPMKSLPIGVQSAAEPQPSVSVVPMESPAINVESEAQQSVSVVPMGSPAINVESEPEAQRGSSVFPMKSLPIEVESAAEAQRGVSVVPMESPAIEMESEPEAQRGSSVVPMKSLPIGVQSAAEPQPSVSVVPMESPAINVESEPEAQPGVSVVPMESPAINVESEAQQSVSVVPMESPAVEVESEPEPQPGVSVVPMKSLPIEVESAAEAQTRAWVVPMETPPDQKGLGSPQPKRNAPKSGETLNHSFVELLMSGFVNEGMA; encoded by the coding sequence ATGCACAGCTTCACCAGCgagctgctgagctgggacTGGGTGGAACGCGGCGATGGGCCTCCGCCGGGTGATGACAGCTCAGGGGATTCCGATGACACGGTGATTGAGGATGATGGGGAGAGAGGTGACAGCGCGGCGTCCCTGCAGCGCCGTGGCGGCGGGTCGGTTGTGCCGACGGATGCTCCTCGCGGAGGAGGCGGTGGTGTGGAGTCAGAACCAGAAGCGCAGCCAGGCGTTTCAGTGGTTCCGATGGAAAGCCCTGCCATAAATGTGGAGTCAGAAGCACAGCAAAGTGTTTCAGTGGTTCCGATGGGAAGCCCTGCCATAAATGTGGAGTCAGAACCAGAAGCACAGCgaggcagctctgtgtttcCAATGAAAAGCCTTCCCATAGAGGTGGAAtcagcagcagaagcacagcGAGGTGTTTCGGTGGTTCCGATGGAAAGCCCTGCCATAGAGATGGAATCAGAACCAGAAGCACAGCGAGGCAGCTCTGTGGTTCCAATGAAAAGCCTTCCCATAGGTGTGCAGTCAGCAGCAGAACCACAGCCAAGTGTTTCAGTGGTTCCGATGGAAAGCCCTGCCATAAATGTGGAGTCAGAAGCACAGCAAAGTGTTTCAGTGGTTCCGATGGGAAGCCCTGCCATAAATGTGGAGTCAGAACCAGAAGCACAGCgaggcagctctgtgtttcCAATGAAAAGCCTTCCCATAGAGGTGGAAtcagcagcagaagcacagcGAGGTGTTTCGGTGGTTCCGATGGAAAGCCCTGCCATAGAGATGGAATCAGAACCAGAAGCACAGCGAGGCAGCTCTGTGGTTCCAATGAAAAGCCTTCCCATAGGTGTGCAGTCAGCAGCAGAACCACAGCCAAGTGTTTCAGTGGTTCCGATGGAAAGCCCTGCCATAAATGTGGAGTCAGAACCAGAAGCACAGCCAGGCGTTTCAGTGGTTCCGATGGAAAGCCCTGCCATAAATGTGGAGTCAGAAGCACAGCAAAGTGTTTCAGTGGTTCCGATGGAAAGCCCTGCCGTAGAGGTGGAGTCAGAACCAGAACCACAGCCAGGCGTTTCAGTGGTTCCGATGAAAAGCCTTCCCATAGAGGTGGAAtcagcagcagaagcacagaCACGCGCTTGGGTTGTGCCAATGGAAACCCCTCCTGATCAGAAGGGCTTGGGGTCCCCTCAGCCTAAAAGAAACGCCCCCAAAA